The nucleotide sequence CATGGAGAGCCTCTTCATCTTGATAATTCTCGCATGGCGGGTTTGCCGGGCGATGTTAAAAATATAAGCTGCCGCGTACGCAAAGTAAACACAATCAGCGTTAAATCGTACATCGATAGAGGTTACTGTTGATCGGGTACCCGACCATTCGCAGCACGCGGGCAGCGCTTTGCTGCATCGGGCCGCTGGCTGCCGCCGCCAGGACTGCCGCTGTACCGAGACACGCAGCCACGGCCCGGATTACAGAGAATCCGCGCCGTGACTGCGCGAGAAAACCGGCTTGCGTACTGGCTTACGCTTGCGCCGGGTTATTTGATGAGGCCGAGCATTTTCCAGTACGGGATGCTGACGAGGAAGCCTATAATGCATATGGCGGTATAGGCCGCAGAGAGTTTGATCATGGCCCCGTGTCTGGCCATTTTACCCTGCGTGCCGAAATGGGCGCAAAGGTAAATGGAGTTCATGTAGCTCAGGTACCAGATGTCGCTGCCGGCAAAGGTGACCATGCAGGCGATCCAGGGGTTCATGCCGTTGGCGATCATGATGGGCGGCAGAATAAGCACAAAGATTGCCGACGCGGAGGTGAGCGACACAATAACCAGTTTGACTACGGAGGCGGCGAGCACCAGGGTCACGATGAACAGCGCGGGCTCGGAAATGACGTTGGCGAGGAGGGGCTGCAGTTCGGTGCCAAGCCAGCGGTCAACCTTGAGCGACTGGATGACCGAAGCCATGTTCAGGATGCTGCCCACAAACACAACGGACGACCAGTCGATGCCGGTCTTGAAATCGTTTTTGTCCATGACCTTGAGCAGCATCAGTATGCACATGGCCATAAGGGAAACTTCACCGGCGGAGATCTTGTGCACCGATTCGGTCATCCACATGAGCAGGGTGACGATAAGCACGCCCATGCAAAGCTTTTCGTTGCGGGTCATGGGTCCGAGCTTTTCAAGCTGCGCGGTGCTGTAGCCTGCGGGCAGGCTTACTTTTTCTTTGGGTTTGTAGCTGTAGACGATGAACAGGCCCATGCCCAAAAAAACGCACACGCCGTAGGGCAACGACCACAACAGCCACTGCAGCCAGGTGATGTGGCGATAGGCCTCGGGCAGCATGCCCACGAGCACGTAGTGACTGAAGGAACCGCTCATGAACATGTGGCCCATGAGGATAAAGCCCACATAACACGCGCCAAACAGGCCGTTGGCGGCGTTGGTTTTGCGCTCAATGCCCAGCTCGTCGCTGATGCCCATGGCGATGGGCGAAGAAAGCGTGGCCTTGGCGTTCATGCTGGGGATAAGGGGGCCGATAACCGTGCCCGATCCCAGCAAGCCCCAGACCTGACCGGAAAAACTGGCGGGAAAAAGTTTGAGCACCCACAGCGAGATGCGCTTTAAAAGGCCTGTTTTACCGGCAACAGCGCCCAGAGCGAACGCACCGACCATAATCCACCAGCCGGAGGTGGAAAAAGTGGCGAAAGCCGTTTTGAAGGGTACGCACTTGAAGGCCGACCACAAGACGCACATCATCAGGCCGGTGACAAATTCCGGCACGATCTCTGTAATCCACCAGCCCACGGCCCACACGGTAATGCCAAGGGCAACCATGGTGTTGGCGTTCAGACCTTCGGGCGGTGATTGCAGCGCAACCCAGACGCCAAGGATGATGGATAGAATAGCCCCTGCAAGGCGGATATTCTTGACCAGGTTCCCTTTGTTTCCTGCAGCTGTCTCAGCCATGACACTTCCTTTGTGTAAAAAATGGTACGGCTTCAGGGCGCAAAACTTTGTGCCGATAGTCAAAAGCCCCGGAGCAAGCCAAAAGGGGCAAAGGAGGCGCTATTTACCCAACGTAAATGTCGTACTTGATATGTTGAGCGTCACATAAAAATAAACGTAATAACGCCTTTGCTGCCCTCACGCATGTGGCATACCGAACGTAACCGACAATCCAGCATCAATCGCCTGCGATTTCTGCAACGCCTGCCTCGGCGTGCTACTATTGATACCGTCTACAGCAATTCCTATGCCATTCTTGCTGTAAAAAAATCCTTTTGTTTTCAACTGGCTACGGGCTGTTGTGCCCGCTTGCGCATTGTGTGCGCTAAGTATGTTAACACGCAGGTTAATTGTTGCAGCGCCTGACGCCGCGACCTCTGCGCAGACGGCTCTCACCACCCCCAGGGGCAGGCAGGTATGGGTTCCTGCCCCCGAGGGTCTGCCTGGATGGTAGGGATGGGGCCAGGCAGTGTGGTGGGAACGGCACTGGGCTATTCGTGAAAGGTATGGAAGCCTTCTTCCTTGCGCAGCACGCGCAAAATACCGTAGGCCAGCGCTTCCAGCTCATTTTCACCGGGCAGAACCATAACTTCGCCCAGAAACTGTATGCGGGGAACAACCCGGTCGATGATG is from Desulfovibrio desulfuricans and encodes:
- a CDS encoding SLC13 family permease; this translates as MAETAAGNKGNLVKNIRLAGAILSIILGVWVALQSPPEGLNANTMVALGITVWAVGWWITEIVPEFVTGLMMCVLWSAFKCVPFKTAFATFSTSGWWIMVGAFALGAVAGKTGLLKRISLWVLKLFPASFSGQVWGLLGSGTVIGPLIPSMNAKATLSSPIAMGISDELGIERKTNAANGLFGACYVGFILMGHMFMSGSFSHYVLVGMLPEAYRHITWLQWLLWSLPYGVCVFLGMGLFIVYSYKPKEKVSLPAGYSTAQLEKLGPMTRNEKLCMGVLIVTLLMWMTESVHKISAGEVSLMAMCILMLLKVMDKNDFKTGIDWSSVVFVGSILNMASVIQSLKVDRWLGTELQPLLANVISEPALFIVTLVLAASVVKLVIVSLTSASAIFVLILPPIMIANGMNPWIACMVTFAGSDIWYLSYMNSIYLCAHFGTQGKMARHGAMIKLSAAYTAICIIGFLVSIPYWKMLGLIK